The Blochmannia endosymbiont of Colobopsis nipponica genome has a segment encoding these proteins:
- the pheT gene encoding phenylalanine--tRNA ligase subunit beta yields the protein MKFSEFWLREWINLDINSNMLTEKLTMAGLKTNLITPYFNYFSKIIIGLVLKRIKHPDVADAWILTVDIGDINNLSIISNIDNCCVNSKIIVAKSDSIALGNKKEKNNNKYGLLPEWSLCSFKKLGIVYNDIDITTLPKDAPIGSNFKDYLKLDDNILDINIPINRADCFGLYGIARDLSIINKTSLKQPKTNFVIPTLNDTLLIKIEEPNACPYYLSRIIKGIDNTVRIPLWMREKLRKSGICFVNPITDISNYVILELGCPINIFNLDKIHGGICVRLAHQHETIKVPKDILININTDTLIIADAKQPLALAGILNGENSIIDSSTCNILLECAVFHPSFIIGKTKQYNLDYSFSSHYYERGIDPTLIKLAIERVTYFLIKICGGYPGPVINLINEKTITKKNFIILRRNKIKKFIGYFISDNKVHEILKRTGCIIKRFKDGWKVLTPTWRFDLKLEEDLIEEIIRIYGYNMLPSTSIYTALQTKYNINKNKLPLLRIKNLLVDRDYQEVITYSFVDPKIQNLLHPEQVALRIINPITKEMSVMRLSLWSGLVNTVIYNQNRQQQQIRLFESGMSFSPNKMAYMKVDQYLTLSGIITGVRYEEHWDCKKNNIMDFYDIKGDVEAILDMLGKLNDVEFKIQINPALHPGQSASIFFQNEYIGCIGMIHPSLEKKLNLRNHTLVFEIIWDKIAEYRTSKIKDIPRFPINRRDIAIIVSEQIAAIDIINECKKSLGKELIDIKLFDIYRGIGINKEFKSLAISLFLYNNNYTLKEIEITKMLEKCLQRLKLKFKASLKR from the coding sequence GTGAAATTTAGTGAATTTTGGTTACGAGAATGGATTAATTTAGATATTAACAGTAATATGCTAACTGAAAAATTGACCATGGCAGGATTAAAAACTAATTTAATAACTCCTTATTTTAATTATTTTAGTAAGATAATAATTGGTTTGGTCTTAAAACGCATAAAACATCCTGATGTTGCTGACGCGTGGATATTAACAGTAGATATCGGTGACATAAATAACTTGAGTATAATATCTAATATAGACAATTGTTGTGTAAATTCAAAAATTATAGTAGCAAAATCAGATTCAATAGCACTCGGTAATAAGAAGGAAAAAAATAATAATAAATACGGATTACTACCTGAATGGTCATTATGTTCTTTTAAAAAACTGGGTATTGTTTACAATGATATTGACATAACAACGTTACCTAAAGATGCGCCTATAGGGTCAAATTTTAAAGATTATTTAAAATTAGATGATAACATTCTTGATATAAATATCCCTATAAACCGAGCTGATTGTTTTGGATTATATGGTATTGCTCGTGATTTATCAATAATTAATAAAACATCTTTAAAACAACCAAAAACAAATTTCGTAATACCAACTCTTAATGATACATTGTTAATTAAAATTGAAGAACCTAATGCATGCCCTTATTATTTAAGTAGAATCATCAAAGGTATTGATAATACTGTTCGCATTCCATTATGGATGCGTGAAAAATTAAGAAAAAGTGGAATCTGCTTTGTTAATCCAATAACAGATATAAGTAATTACGTTATTTTAGAATTAGGTTGTCCTATAAATATATTTAATTTAGATAAGATACATGGAGGAATTTGCGTACGTTTGGCTCATCAACATGAAACTATAAAAGTACCCAAAGATATCTTAATAAATATTAACACAGATACATTAATAATAGCAGATGCAAAACAACCATTAGCTTTAGCAGGTATTTTAAATGGAGAAAATTCAATTATTGATTCATCAACGTGTAATATTTTATTGGAATGCGCTGTTTTTCATCCATCTTTTATTATAGGTAAAACTAAACAATATAATTTAGATTATTCTTTTTCCTCACACTATTATGAAAGAGGAATAGATCCTACTTTAATCAAATTAGCTATTGAACGTGTCACATATTTTTTAATTAAAATTTGTGGAGGATATCCTGGACCAGTAATAAATTTAATAAATGAAAAAACAATAACCAAAAAAAATTTTATAATTTTAAGACGTAATAAAATAAAAAAATTTATCGGTTATTTTATTTCAGATAATAAAGTACATGAAATTTTAAAACGCACTGGATGCATCATAAAACGTTTTAAGGATGGTTGGAAAGTATTAACACCTACTTGGCGTTTCGATTTAAAATTAGAAGAAGATTTAATAGAAGAAATAATTAGAATTTATGGCTATAATATGCTTCCTAGTACTTCAATATATACGGCGCTACAAACGAAATACAATATTAATAAAAATAAATTACCTTTATTAAGAATAAAAAATTTACTTGTAGATCGTGATTATCAAGAAGTGATTACTTATAGCTTTGTAGATCCAAAAATTCAAAATTTGCTGCATCCTGAACAAGTAGCATTACGAATTATAAACCCTATTACAAAAGAAATGTCTGTTATGCGTTTATCTTTATGGAGTGGTCTTGTAAATACAGTTATTTATAATCAAAATCGTCAACAACAGCAAATACGTTTATTTGAAAGTGGAATGTCTTTTTCACCAAATAAAATGGCATATATGAAAGTTGATCAATATTTGACATTATCGGGCATTATAACAGGAGTGCGATATGAAGAACATTGGGATTGCAAAAAAAATAATATTATGGATTTTTATGATATAAAAGGTGATGTTGAAGCAATTCTGGACATGCTTGGTAAATTAAATGATGTAGAATTTAAAATACAAATCAATCCGGCATTACATCCAGGACAAAGTGCTAGTATATTTTTTCAAAATGAATATATTGGATGTATTGGGATGATACATCCTTCCTTAGAAAAAAAATTGAATTTAAGGAATCATACATTGGTTTTTGAAATTATTTGGGATAAAATAGCTGAATATAGAACTAGCAAAATAAAAGACATTCCTCGATTTCCTATTAATCGTAGAGACATTGCAATCATAGTTTCGGAACAGATTGCTGCTATAGATATTATTAATGAATGCAAAAAATCTTTAGGAAAAGAATTAATTGATATAAAATTATTTGATATATACCGTGGTATCGGTATAAATAAAGAATTCAAAAGTTTAGCTATTAGTTTATTTTTATATAATAATAATTATACTTTAAAAGAAATTGAAATTACAAAAATGCTTGAAAAATGCTTACAACGTTTAAAATTAAAATTTAAAGCCTCTTTAAAAAGATAA
- the pheS gene encoding phenylalanine--tRNA ligase subunit alpha: MVIQQKIKKSNLQDLIKQAEQSIQQSHNLSALESVRIAFLGKNGYINQQIVLMRNLNSIQKAEIGNIINNVKKTIKKLLYIRKNILESILIQERLLKEKIDISLPGRKKTKGRLHPLTLTNIKIKNFFEKLNFTIVEGPEIEDDYHNFSALNIPVHHPSRTEQDTFWLDDTRLLRTQTSGIQIRVMKSQKPPIRIITYGRVYRKDYDKTHTPMFHQIEGLMIDNYSKFTDLKGILYDFLNYFFTKNIKIRFRPSYFPFTEPSAEIDITREKDHWLEILGCGMVHPSILQNMNIDSEKFSGFAFGMGVERLTMLNYNVTDLRTFFKNDIRFLQQFK, from the coding sequence ATGGTAATCCAACAAAAAATTAAAAAATCAAATCTGCAAGATTTAATTAAACAAGCAGAGCAATCAATTCAGCAATCTCATAACTTGAGTGCATTAGAATCGGTACGTATTGCTTTTTTAGGCAAAAATGGATATATAAATCAACAAATAGTACTAATGCGTAATTTAAATTCTATACAAAAAGCAGAAATAGGTAATATTATTAATAACGTTAAAAAAACAATTAAAAAGTTGTTATATATACGAAAAAATATATTAGAATCTATCTTAATACAAGAAAGGCTATTAAAAGAAAAAATTGACATATCATTACCAGGACGAAAAAAGACAAAGGGTAGATTGCATCCTTTAACTTTAACCAATATAAAAATTAAAAATTTTTTTGAAAAACTAAATTTTACTATAGTAGAAGGCCCGGAAATAGAAGACGATTATCATAATTTCAGCGCTTTAAATATTCCTGTGCATCATCCATCTCGTACTGAGCAGGACACTTTTTGGTTAGATGATACCCGATTATTGCGTACCCAAACTTCTGGGATACAAATTCGTGTCATGAAATCACAAAAACCACCTATACGTATTATTACATATGGTCGCGTCTATCGTAAGGATTACGATAAAACGCATACCCCAATGTTCCATCAGATAGAAGGATTAATGATTGATAATTATAGTAAATTTACCGATTTAAAAGGCATATTATATGATTTTTTAAATTATTTTTTCACAAAAAATATAAAAATCCGTTTCAGACCGTCTTATTTTCCATTTACAGAACCTTCGGCAGAAATAGATATAACGAGAGAAAAAGATCATTGGTTAGAAATATTAGGTTGTGGTATGGTGCATCCTAGTATACTGCAAAACATGAATATTGACTCAGAAAAATTTTCAGGTTTTGCTTTTGGTATGGGAGTAGAAAGATTAACTATGTTAAATTATAACGTGACAGATTTACGAACATTTTTTAAGAATGATATACGTTTTTTACAACAATTTAAATAA
- the rplT gene encoding 50S ribosomal protein L20: MVRSRNSVVSRMRHKKIIKQAKGYYGARSRTYRAAFQAVIKANQYSYRDRRQKKRQFRRLWISRINAAARLNGISYSKLINNFKRHSIEVNRKILANIAFLDKDAFESLVNASKIQQ; the protein is encoded by the coding sequence ATGGTACGTAGTAGAAATAGTGTTGTTTCGCGGATGCGTCATAAAAAAATAATAAAACAAGCAAAAGGTTACTACGGTGCACGTTCACGCACATATCGTGCTGCTTTTCAAGCCGTTATTAAAGCTAATCAATATTCTTATCGTGATCGACGACAAAAAAAACGACAATTTCGTAGATTATGGATTTCAAGAATTAATGCTGCAGCTAGACTAAATGGAATATCTTATAGTAAATTAATTAACAATTTTAAAAGACATTCAATCGAAGTTAATCGCAAAATTCTCGCAAATATAGCATTTTTAGATAAAGATGCCTTCGAAAGCTTAGTAAATGCATCAAAAATACAACAATAA
- the rpmI gene encoding 50S ribosomal protein L35, whose product MPKFKTVQSFKKRFKKTSSGGFKYKHAYLRHILTKKSSKRKSRLRHKSMISKSNLFLIAKCLPYI is encoded by the coding sequence ATGCCAAAATTTAAAACAGTTCAAAGTTTTAAAAAAAGATTTAAGAAAACATCTTCTGGTGGATTTAAGTATAAACATGCTTATTTACGACATATCTTAACCAAAAAATCTAGTAAACGTAAGAGCCGTTTGCGACATAAATCTATGATTTCTAAAAGTAATTTGTTTTTAATTGCAAAATGTTTGCCTTATATTTAA
- the infC gene encoding translation initiation factor IF-3 — MKGSKKNQLIRPNRINQDIRANEIRLTDINGNQIGIVSLYEALKRAQTAGVDLVEVSSSSLPPVCRLMNYGKFLYEKNKSFKEQRKKQKIIQVKEIKFRPGTEEADYQVKLRHSIRFLNDGDKIKITLRFRGGEIIHQQIGFEILNRIRKDLEHISIIEYISDKIEGKQLIMILLPKKK; from the coding sequence ATTAAAGGTAGCAAAAAAAATCAGCTGATACGCCCTAATCGTATTAATCAAGACATTCGTGCTAATGAAATAAGATTAACAGATATAAATGGTAATCAAATTGGTATCGTTAGTTTATATGAAGCTCTTAAGAGAGCTCAAACAGCCGGAGTGGATTTGGTTGAAGTTAGTTCTAGTTCTTTACCTCCTGTATGTCGTTTAATGAACTACGGAAAATTTCTTTATGAAAAAAATAAATCTTTTAAAGAACAAAGAAAAAAACAAAAAATTATTCAAGTTAAAGAAATAAAATTTAGACCAGGAACTGAAGAAGCTGATTATCAAGTGAAGTTACGTCATTCAATACGTTTCCTTAACGATGGTGATAAAATAAAAATAACTTTAAGATTTCGTGGAGGAGAAATAATTCACCAACAAATAGGTTTTGAAATATTAAATCGTATTCGTAAAGACTTAGAACATATATCAATAATTGAATATATTTCTGATAAAATTGAAGGCAAGCAATTAATTATGATTTTGCTTCCTAAAAAAAAATAA
- the kdsA gene encoding 3-deoxy-8-phosphooctulonate synthase, with protein MKQLVINIGGIKMANNLPFVLFGGINVLESRDLAMYVCEHYVNITQKLGIPYVFKSSFDKANRSSFHSYRGPGLERGIEIFKELKKTFGVRILTDIHEPYQAKSIAKIADVIQLPAFLARQTDLVSAIAKTNLVINIKKPQFISPEQMINIVNKFREFGNSRLILCDRGSSFGYDNLIVDILGFKVMSEKSGGCPIMIDVNHASQIRDPLSSISGGRRKQVNDLARACIAVGIAGLFLESHPNPDDAKCDGASALPLDKLEPFLNQIKAVDELVKSFSNLNIE; from the coding sequence ATGAAACAACTAGTGATTAATATTGGTGGCATTAAAATGGCTAATAATTTGCCTTTTGTGTTATTTGGTGGAATAAACGTATTAGAATCACGTGATTTAGCCATGTATGTTTGCGAGCATTATGTTAATATAACCCAAAAATTAGGTATTCCTTATGTTTTTAAATCTTCGTTTGACAAAGCAAATCGTTCTTCATTTCATTCCTATAGAGGTCCTGGCTTAGAGCGAGGGATTGAAATATTTAAAGAACTTAAAAAAACTTTTGGAGTTCGAATTCTAACTGATATTCATGAACCTTATCAAGCAAAAAGTATTGCTAAAATAGCAGATGTTATTCAATTGCCTGCTTTTTTAGCACGACAAACAGATTTAGTTTCTGCAATAGCAAAAACTAATTTGGTAATTAATATAAAAAAGCCACAATTCATCAGTCCCGAACAAATGATTAATATTGTGAATAAATTTCGTGAATTTGGTAATTCTCGACTTATCTTATGTGATAGAGGTAGTAGTTTTGGATACGACAATCTAATAGTAGATATTTTAGGGTTTAAAGTAATGAGCGAAAAATCTGGAGGATGTCCAATTATGATAGATGTTAATCATGCATCACAAATCAGAGATCCATTATCCTCTATAAGCGGGGGAAGAAGAAAACAGGTAAACGACCTAGCTCGTGCTTGTATAGCGGTGGGAATCGCAGGTTTATTTCTTGAATCACATCCTAATCCAGATGACGCTAAATGTGATGGAGCATCAGCATTACCATTAGATAAACTGGAGCCTTTTTTAAACCAAATTAAAGCAGTAGATGAGTTAGTGAAATCATTTTCCAACTTAAATATCGAATGA
- the prmC gene encoding peptide chain release factor N(5)-glutamine methyltransferase, translating to MNWKQWLQWANIQLLQVSTTPKLDAEIILSKTLGKSRTFLLAFGETKLNFIEKSCLDKLLLRRQKMEPIAYITGVQEFWSLNIQVYHNIFIPRPDTEILVEQVLNLFTISKIRMLDLGTGTGAISLAIASEQPDWKIIAIDCQIQAINLARINAFYLNCKNILFLHGNWFDLLQGIHFDVIVSNPPYIDIKDPYFSPKNLDFESKKSLISEENGLADLKYIIQHSSLYLLHGGWLILEHGWRQGECVRKLFYDSKFKNITTFYDYNSYERITRGQWLN from the coding sequence ATGAATTGGAAACAATGGTTACAGTGGGCTAATATACAATTATTACAAGTTTCTACAACACCGAAACTTGACGCTGAAATTATTTTAAGCAAAACGCTTGGTAAGTCACGGACTTTTTTATTGGCTTTTGGAGAAACAAAACTTAATTTTATTGAAAAGTCTTGTCTTGATAAGCTGCTTCTTCGAAGACAAAAAATGGAACCTATTGCTTATATAACGGGTGTACAAGAATTCTGGTCTTTAAATATTCAAGTTTATCATAATATTTTTATTCCTCGTCCAGATACAGAAATATTAGTGGAACAAGTATTGAATCTATTTACAATTTCTAAAATTAGGATGTTGGATTTAGGTACTGGTACTGGCGCTATTTCTTTAGCAATAGCTTCCGAACAGCCAGATTGGAAAATAATAGCTATAGATTGTCAAATACAAGCCATTAATCTTGCACGTATTAACGCTTTTTATTTAAATTGCAAAAATATATTATTTTTACACGGAAATTGGTTTGATTTACTACAAGGAATTCATTTTGATGTAATAGTAAGTAATCCACCATATATTGATATTAAAGATCCATATTTTTCTCCTAAAAATTTAGATTTTGAATCTAAAAAATCTTTAATCTCTGAAGAAAATGGTTTGGCAGATTTAAAATATATCATTCAACATTCAAGTTTATATTTATTACATGGTGGATGGTTAATATTAGAACATGGATGGAGACAGGGAGAATGTGTACGTAAATTATTTTATGATTCAAAATTTAAAAATATTACTACATTTTATGATTACAATAGCTATGAACGAATCACTCGTGGTCAATGGTTGAACTGA
- the prfA gene encoding peptide chain release factor 1, protein MKLPVINRLKQLQYRFKEIETLLNCTNTKSNQKKIFSLSKEYAKLNDIIILFENWLKAKKEINEMKQMLTDQELHDLVLDEIEKTKIKKNKIEQQIQIFLLPKEPDDNRGCFIEIRAGTGGHEASLFAGQLFRMYTRYLESKCWKIEIINVNESEYGGYKEIIIKIPHKGAYGKLKFESGGHRVQRVPDTESQGRIHTSTCTIAVIPEIPIVELPVIDINELRIDTFRSSGAGGQHVNTTDSAVRITHLPTGMTVECQDERSQHKNKAKALAILGSRLHNLKIQRQREKDTLTRRRLLGTGDRSDRIRTYNFQQGRVTDHRINLTLYKLNEIIEGKLDLLILPISQKYEINQLKT, encoded by the coding sequence ATGAAGCTTCCTGTAATAAATAGACTAAAACAATTGCAATATCGTTTCAAAGAAATAGAAACATTACTTAATTGCACAAATACTAAATCAAATCAAAAAAAAATTTTTTCATTATCTAAAGAATATGCAAAATTAAATGATATTATAATTCTTTTCGAAAATTGGTTGAAAGCTAAAAAAGAAATCAACGAAATGAAACAAATGCTTACAGATCAAGAATTACACGATTTAGTATTAGATGAAATAGAAAAAACCAAAATAAAAAAAAATAAAATTGAACAACAAATACAAATTTTCTTACTACCAAAAGAACCTGATGATAATCGGGGTTGTTTTATTGAAATTAGGGCAGGAACTGGTGGTCATGAAGCTTCTTTGTTTGCAGGACAATTATTTCGAATGTATACTCGTTATTTAGAATCTAAATGTTGGAAAATAGAAATTATTAACGTTAATGAAAGCGAATATGGTGGATATAAGGAAATAATAATTAAAATTCCTCATAAAGGTGCATATGGTAAATTAAAATTTGAATCTGGAGGTCATCGAGTTCAAAGGGTACCTGATACGGAATCACAAGGTAGAATTCATACTTCTACTTGTACTATAGCCGTAATACCTGAAATACCTATTGTAGAGTTACCTGTTATTGATATTAATGAATTGAGGATAGATACATTTCGTTCATCTGGAGCTGGAGGACAACATGTTAATACTACTGATTCAGCTGTTCGTATTACTCATTTACCAACTGGTATGACAGTAGAATGTCAAGATGAAAGGTCACAACATAAAAACAAAGCTAAAGCATTAGCTATATTAGGTTCTCGTTTACATAACCTTAAAATACAGAGACAACGGGAAAAAGATACCTTAACTAGACGTCGTTTATTAGGTACAGGTGATCGTTCAGATAGAATACGTACTTATAATTTTCAACAAGGCCGAGTTACAGATCATCGTATTAATTTAACTCTATATAAACTTAATGAAATAATAGAAGGAAAATTAGATTTATTAATTTTACCTATTTCGCAAAAATATGAAATAAATCAATTAAAAACATAA
- the ispE gene encoding 4-(cytidine 5'-diphospho)-2-C-methyl-D-erythritol kinase: MIKWPSPAKLNLFLYIIGRRLDGYHMLQTLFQFINYGDDISISITNNGKINLFSSMVKIKNKYNLIMRAARLLQLYCWQKNKKNVLGANIYLNKVLPIGGGLGGGSSNAATTLIALNKQWRTRLSLKTLAKLGLRLGSDIPAFIYGHTSIVEGIGEILTPMNYAKKWYLVLILPISISTHLIFNHKELTRNSIHSPIVNLLNKPFHNDCESLVRKKFPIIDQYIAWLSKYAPTRLTGTGSCIFAEFNDKNSAIEIQKIVSSETRNFIAQGINVSPLHRMLP; this comes from the coding sequence ATGATAAAATGGCCATCACCTGCTAAGCTGAATTTGTTCTTATATATTATTGGTCGCCGTTTAGATGGGTATCATATGCTTCAAACTTTATTTCAATTCATCAATTATGGTGATGATATAAGTATTTCTATAACTAATAATGGGAAAATAAACTTATTTAGTTCTATGGTTAAAATAAAAAACAAATACAACTTAATTATGCGCGCTGCAAGATTATTACAACTTTATTGCTGGCAAAAAAATAAAAAAAATGTATTAGGAGCAAATATTTACTTAAATAAAGTATTGCCTATAGGTGGTGGATTGGGAGGTGGATCCTCAAATGCTGCTACAACACTTATAGCATTAAATAAACAATGGAGAACTAGATTAAGTTTAAAAACATTAGCAAAATTAGGTTTAAGATTAGGATCAGACATTCCTGCTTTTATATACGGACACACGTCTATTGTTGAAGGTATTGGAGAAATATTAACTCCAATGAATTATGCTAAAAAATGGTATTTAGTATTGATACTTCCAATTAGTATTTCAACTCATTTGATTTTCAATCACAAGGAGTTAACAAGAAATTCAATTCATTCTCCTATTGTTAATTTACTAAATAAACCATTTCATAATGATTGTGAATCATTAGTAAGAAAAAAATTTCCTATAATTGATCAATATATAGCATGGTTATCTAAATACGCTCCAACAAGACTTACAGGAACTGGTTCTTGTATATTTGCTGAATTTAATGATAAAAACAGCGCCATTGAAATTCAAAAAATAGTCTCTTCTGAAACACGTAATTTTATAGCTCAAGGTATTAATGTATCTCCATTGCATAGAATGTTACCATGA
- a CDS encoding ribose-phosphate pyrophosphokinase translates to MKIFTGNATPELAKLIVRNLSINLGKASVGRFSDGEVNVQINENVRGGDIFIIQSTCAPTNDNIMELVVMVDALRRASAGRITAVIPYFGYARQDRRVRSARVPITSRVVADLLSNVGVDRILTVDLHTEQIQGFFDVPVDNVFGSSVLLDDMTRQNLYNPIVVSPDIGGVIRARAIAKLFNDVDIAIIDKRRPRINIAQVMHVIGDVTNRDCILIDDMIDTGGTLCKAAEALKERGAKRVFAYATHPIFSGNAYKNFKESIIDEIIICDSIPLNSNIKTLSNIRVLTLSKMLAETIRRISNEESISAMFEH, encoded by the coding sequence ATGAAAATTTTTACAGGCAATGCTACTCCAGAATTAGCCAAACTAATTGTTAGAAATCTATCTATTAATTTAGGTAAAGCTTCTGTTGGACGATTTAGTGATGGAGAAGTTAATGTGCAAATTAATGAGAACGTGCGTGGTGGAGACATATTTATTATTCAATCCACTTGCGCTCCAACTAATGATAATATTATGGAATTAGTTGTTATGGTAGATGCGCTAAGGCGTGCATCGGCTGGTCGTATTACAGCGGTAATACCATACTTTGGGTATGCTAGGCAAGACCGCAGAGTACGTTCTGCACGAGTTCCTATCACTTCTAGAGTTGTGGCAGATCTTCTCTCTAACGTAGGTGTTGATCGTATTTTAACTGTAGATTTACATACAGAACAAATACAGGGGTTTTTTGATGTACCAGTAGACAACGTTTTTGGTAGTTCTGTTCTTTTAGATGATATGACACGGCAGAATTTGTATAATCCTATTGTAGTATCTCCGGATATTGGCGGAGTAATAAGAGCTCGCGCGATTGCTAAATTATTTAATGATGTTGATATCGCTATTATAGATAAACGCAGGCCACGAATTAATATCGCTCAAGTTATGCACGTAATAGGTGATGTAACTAATCGTGATTGCATATTAATAGATGATATGATAGATACAGGAGGAACATTATGTAAAGCGGCAGAGGCTCTTAAAGAAAGAGGAGCAAAAAGGGTTTTTGCCTATGCAACTCATCCCATATTTTCTGGTAATGCTTATAAAAATTTTAAAGAATCAATAATTGATGAAATAATTATTTGCGATTCAATACCGTTAAATTCTAATATTAAGACATTATCAAATATACGAGTTCTAACTCTTTCAAAAATGTTAGCAGAAACTATACGTCGTATTAGTAATGAGGAATCAATTTCTGCCATGTTTGAACATTAA
- the pth gene encoding aminoacyl-tRNA hydrolase, translated as MLIKLIVGLGNYGCKYDGTRHNLGSYYVNLLAKRYKLSFVKKKQFSSLVGKFVIFNNLIHLLIPTTYMNLSGEAVAAMSSFYNFLPANILIVHDELDLMPGIIKLKFGGSHAGHNGLKNIINKLGCNQFYRLRIGIGRPKHNSEIVNFVLSKPPFNEKQTIHNILNKVINYTEYVVNKNIIQVMNKLHSNIIN; from the coding sequence ATGTTAATAAAACTAATCGTGGGTCTTGGTAATTATGGATGTAAATATGATGGCACTAGACATAATTTAGGGTCTTATTATGTAAATTTACTAGCTAAGCGTTATAAATTATCTTTTGTGAAAAAGAAACAGTTTTCTAGTCTTGTTGGAAAATTTGTAATTTTTAATAATCTCATTCATCTATTGATACCTACTACTTACATGAATCTTAGTGGTGAAGCAGTTGCAGCTATGTCTTCTTTTTATAATTTTCTTCCTGCAAATATTTTAATTGTACACGATGAACTAGATTTAATGCCTGGCATTATAAAGCTTAAATTCGGTGGTAGCCATGCTGGACATAATGGTTTAAAAAATATAATAAATAAATTAGGTTGTAATCAATTTTACAGACTACGCATTGGGATAGGACGTCCAAAGCATAATAGTGAAATAGTAAACTTCGTTCTTAGTAAACCACCATTCAACGAAAAACAAACTATTCATAATATACTCAATAAAGTTATAAATTATACTGAGTATGTGGTGAATAAAAATATAATACAAGTGATGAATAAACTGCATAGTAATATTATTAATTGA